A segment of the Superficieibacter sp. HKU1 genome:
CCGCGTAAGTAAATGTGCTGCTGCTTTTTTAATTAGCGCTGACAAATGAGAAAATATGCCATATGATATTGGTTATCATTATCACTGTGAGAGGCGGAAGCATGTTGCAGCGAGCGCTGGGAAGTGGCTGGGGGGTGTTGATCCCCGGCATTATTATTGCGGGTCTGACATTTGCCGATCTGTCTATGAGCGTCTGGCGCGGATTAATTGTGCTGGGGCTGTTGCTGACGTCGGGTATGATCTGGCACAAGCGGCTGCGTCATTTTGTTCTTCTGCCGTCGGGCATGGTGCTGATCGGTGGCATGATGCTGGTGATGATGAATCTGAAACTTATGGGATAAGAAAGGAAGGGAAAAGATAAGATATCTGGTGCGAGGGGGGGGACTCGAACCCCCACATCCTAAGGACACTAACACCTGAAGCTAGCGCGTCTACCAATTCCGCCACCTTCGCACAGTCATCTTACTTTTTTTGATATCGCCTCGTTGGTGCGAGGGGGGGGACTTGAACCCCCACGTCCGTAAGAACACTAACACCTGAAGCTAGCGCGTCTACCAATTCCGCCACCTTCGCCCAGTGCGAGCAATATCAACGTGGATTATGGTGCGAGGGGGGGGACTTGAACCCCCACGTCCGTAAGGACACTAACACCTGAAGCTAGCGCGTCTACCAATTCCGCCACCTTCGCATACCATCGACACTCAAAAAGTATCGTTACCACGGAGGCGCATTCTAGATGTTTTCAACTTTTCGTCAATAGTTAATTGCGCAGGACCGTTTAATTGCTGCAAAAACGGTCATTTATTGACGGCGGTTACAGGCCGGATAAGCGAAGCGCTATCCGGCGTTAACCGCGCGGGTTAGCGGGTCGTTATGACTTCTTCGCCTGACGCGTCATGATCGCACGATACACCTTAAAGCGACCCGTTTGCGCGAGCACTTCATGGAAGCCGAAGGTTTCATCCAGCGCCTGGGGATAAGGCAGGAAGGCGTTAGCCACAATCCGCAATTCGCCGCCGCTGTTTAAATGACGAACCGCGCCGCGAATCAGCGTTTGCGCGGCTTCAAAGCTGGTCTGCATCCCGTCATGGAACGGCGGGTTGGAAATAATCATGTCAAAACGCCCCGTCACGTCGGAGAAGACGTTGCTGGCGAAAACCTCGCCTTCCAGTCCATTAGCGGCAAGCGTTGCGCGGCTGGCTTCTACCGCTGGAGCGCTGACGTCACACAAGGTCAGACGCACTTTAGGCGAGTGGCTGGCGAGCACCGTTGCCAGCACGCCTGCACCACAACCGACATCCAGCACTTTACCTTTCGTGTGCGGGGTGAGCGTGGAGAGCAGAAGCTGGCTGCCTGCATCCAGACCGTCGCGGCTAAAGACGCCCGGCAGCGTTTTGATGGTCAGATCGTTAAGAGCGTACTCATTCCAGAACGCCTGTGCATCAAACGTCGGCTGTTTTTCCAGACGACCGTGATACAGACCGCAGCGGCGCGCGCTGTCAATTTTGTTGAGCGGAGCCAGATCGGCCAGCATCTGCTCGGCGCTACGCACGCCGCTGCGATTTTCACCAACCACAAAAATATCGGTGCCGATGGGCAGCAGAGACAGCAGATTCAGCAACTGAAACTGTGCTTCCGGCTTGTTCTTCGGCCAGTAGTAAATCAGCGTATCGCAGTCGGCGACATCCGCCGCTTCAGCAACCAGGCTGAAACGCACGCGATCGCCCATCTGGCGGTCCAGCACCTGCCAGTGATGATACATTTGCGTATGGGCGCGGCTGAATGCCGTTTCAAGGCGAGCGGGCAGGTCATCCTGCAAATCACCGGCAAAAATTATACGGCTCTGTTCGAAATCATCACTGTGGCGCAGCAAGACTTCACTTGCCGGAGTAAAAGCAGACATGAAAGGTTCCTCTATTATACCTGGCGGCGATTATAGAGGTTTGTTGGCGCAGTTTCGACGAATTTGCTATATTTGCGCCCCTGACAGACAGGAGCGCTCACCTATGACAACCCGACGAGAGTGGCAATTACAGCAGCTGGGCATCACCCGGTGGTCGCTACGCCGTCCCGGCGCGCTACAGGGTGAAATCGCCATTACGCTGCCGGCGCACGTACGTCTGGTGATGGCTGGCAACGATCTGCCCGCGCTTAATGAACCGTTAATCCGCGATATTCTGCGGGCTTTAGCTCTGACGCCCGATCAGGTCCTGCAATTGACGCCGGATCGGGTTGCCATGTTGCCTGAAGGCAGCCGCTGTAATAGCTGGCGTCTGGGCACCGACGAGCCGGTGTTGCTTGAGGGCGCGCAAATGGCAACGCCGACCTGGGCTGACTTACGTTCTAATCCGGCGGCCCGTGCCGCGCTATGGCAACAAATTTGCACTTATGAACACGATTTCTTTCCTCAACACGACTGATTTCGCCCGCGCCTGGGAAATTGAAAAGCGCGCCCACGCCTTTCCGTGGAGTGAAACTACCTTCGCGAGTAATCAGGGCGATCGCTATCTCAACTACCAGCTCATTACTGAGGGAAAAATGGCGGCATTTGCCATCACTCAGGTGGTGCTGGATGAAGCCACGCTGTTCAATATTGCCGTTCACCCGGCTTTTCAACGGCGGGGATTCGGACGTGAGCTGCTCGAACACCTGATCGATGCGCTGGAAAAACGCGGCGTCGTCACGCTGTGGCTTGAGGTACGCGCGTCTAATGCCGCCGCCATCGCGCTGTACGAACATTTAGGTTTTAACGAAGCGACGATCCGCCGCAACTATTACCCCACCGCCGACGGGCGGGAAGACGCCATAATAATGGCGCTGCCAATAAGCATGTAACAAAAGGTGAAATGATGACGTGGGACTGGATATTTTTTGACGCGGACGAAACGCTGTTTACCTTTGATTCGTTCGGCGGCTTACAGCGGATGTTTCTCGACTACAGCGTGACCTTCACCGCAGACGATTTCCAGGACTACCAGGCCGTTAATAAGCCGCTGTGGGTGGATTATCAGAACGGCGCCATCACGTCGCTTCAGCTCCAGCATCAGCGTTTTCAGGGCTGGTCCGAACGCCTGAGCGTCCCGGCGGGCGACCTTAACGCTGCTTTTTTAAATGCGATGGCCGAAATCTGTGCGCCGCTGCCGGGCGCGGTATCGCTGCTTGATGCGCTACGGGGTAAAGCAAAGCTCGGGATCATTACCAATGGTTTCACCGCGCTACAGCAAATTCGCCTTGAACGCACCGGCCTGCGCGATTATTTTGATCTCCTGATCGTCTCTGAAGAAGTCGGCGTTGCCAAGCCCGATGCGCGGATCTTTGATTATGCGCTGGCGCAGGCGGGCAATCCGGATCGTTCCCGGGTGCTGATGGTAGGCGATACCGCCGAGTCGGATATTCGCGGCGGCATCAATGCCGGACTATCGACCTGCTGGCTGAATGCGCATGGTCACGTCCTGCCAACGGACCTTAAGCCGACCTGGACCGTCACCTCATTACGCGAACTGGAGCAGCTCCTGTGTAAACATTGATTGTCTGACCGATGCTCTTGAGTACAATAGCCGCAATTTTCGTATTTTACGCTGCGTGGCCTGCTGCCGCGCACCTACACAGAAGATGTTAACTATGACGTTGTCTCCTTATTTGCAAGAGGTGGCGAAGCGCCGTACTTTTGCCATTATCTCTCACCCCTATAAGCTACCTGCCGTTAACTAAATTCAAATCCATCATTATTCTTCAAACTCCTTTCACTAATCCATATAACATGTTGGTGTGCGTGGCTTTTCATTCTTCATCTCATACCAATTCCTTTCATTTGAATCATTGTTAATTCGATTACTTTCGCCAAATTTCTGTACATGCTATTGTACATAATGTACAAACCAGATAAGTTTTTTTAGTTTGTACAAGGTGGGCTATGGCACTGTCGGATACGTGGTTACGTTCGGTAACGGGCAAGGAACGCGAAAAGGTTATAGTGAAGTCGGATCGGGATGGCTTATCTGTCAGAGTATCACCGAAAGGGCGCGTGGTTTTTCAGTACCGCTATCAGTGGGCGGGAAGAGGCGAGCGTATGGATATCGGAACTTATCCCGCCACAGGCCTTAAAGAAGCACGAGACGAGGTGATCCGGCTTCGCGGAGAACTTGAGGCAAACAGAAACCCGAAACTGGTCCGCCTGGCTGAGAAGAGAAAAGCTACTGGAGCGCTGACCATTGAAGCGGCTATCACGGTTTGGTACGACACCTATTGCCTCAAGAATAAAAAAGGCGCGGATCAAATCCTTCGATCCTTTCAAATCCACCTTTTTCCCAAAATAGGAAGCATGCCGCATGATGCCGCTAGTCTGCATGACTGGCTGGAGGTTCTGGAGCCGCTAAGCCTAAAGCTGCCTGGTATTGCTGATCGTTTGCTGGTTAACGCAAAGCAGGCGCATGCATGGGCTTATAAGAGAAAGCTGGTGGAGAACCGCCCGCTGTCCGACATAACCAGTAAGGACATGGACATCAAAAAAGGGCAGGGTGAGAGATTCCTTAGCCATGAAGAAATCAGAATTCTGTATGCTGCTATCGAAGGTTCCCGCATGGTTCCAAAGTATCGGGCCTTTATAAAACTGTTGCTGCACTTTGGTTGTCGGCCTGCTGAGCTAATCGGTGCAAGGGTTAGTGATTTCGACATGCTCAGCAAGGTATGGACAGTTCCGCCAGAACGGCATAAAACAGGAACGGTAACAGGAAAGCCATTGAAGAGACCGATAATAGAGCCGATAGAAGAATTGATTAAGCATTCCATTTCGATGAACAATGGTTCAGATATGCTTTTCACTAAAGAGAATAGTCGCGAACCTGTTGGCAAATCATCTCTCCAGTCTTTGCCATACAACCTGACTAAGTATGCCTGGCGGAGACTAGGATATCAGTTTCCTCACTGGTCGCTTTACGATCTGAGAAGAACCGCAAGAACTAATTTTTCTGACCTGACAGAGCCACATGTGGCTGAAATAATGCTCGGTCATAAACTGCCAGGGGTTTGGCAGGTTTATGACAAGAGCGATTATCTCGAAGCACAGCGAAAAGCTTACCGGGCGTGGTGGGAACGGGTTGAGACCATTGTTAAGGTGTAACCCCGGCGAACCGTTGAATTTTATGCGCCGCCCATTTGTTGGGACAGGATTTAATATCCGGGTCCGGGAACTCGGGGCGGTACTTCTGTCCCGTTTTTCCATTTATGCTGTTCCAGCGAAGCACTGTTGATACGGAAACTCCGCAGTAGTCGGCCACCTGTTTAGTTGTCATTAAATCGCTCATACTCACCTCACACCACATTCAGGCCACGGCAGTGGCACCACACATCAAACATCCGCTTAACCACTTCCCGGCAATAGTAACCGTTAATATCTCGCGTAACGTCGTACCGCCCGCCATAACGGAGCCGGACCCACATCTCAAATTCCCGGTTCATTATTCTGAGCCTCTTCCAGTTTTTCACGGGCGCGCTGTGCACATCGTGCGAAGGATGATGGCGTCACAATGTCGCGCAATTCTGCAATGAGGTAATCATTGTGCTGCTGGTGCGATTGCACGTTTTGCTCTTTTTCCAGTTGACGCAGGACCGCCAGGCGGGCAGTGACCAGCCGACGTTTGGCTTTTACCGTGCGCAGCGCCTTCTCAGCGCTCTTTCTCCATGCGCTTGACCCAACAGTGCCGTATGACTGTTCGATCTGCTGCTCAATACTCAACTGCGCCATTTCCGCGTTCGCCAGTTGTTCGAGACAGGCAACAACAGTGTTAAGGTTGTTAGTGTCGATATGTGTTTTCTGCATCACTCTGTTGTCTCCTGTTCTGCTTCAATAATGGCGTCAACCGCATGCATCAGGCTGCCTGCCATCTCGTCATAATCACACCATGCGTCCTGATTCAGGAACGCATCCAGAATGACCGGCGCAAGCATGGCAACCAGGTGCTGGCGGTAGGTCATGGCAGCGCCCGGGCGGGGAATTGTCTGGTATTTGCCATTACTCATCGTGAAATCTCCTGTAATGCAATTTTGTATGCCCGAAGCATGCGGTTTGATGGACCGGAAATAACGGTTTTCATGCAGAAGAAACCGGTACGCCTTGAGGAAAGCCCCTGGACCATAAACAGAGTGATGTCGACCACCAGATTGTGCCGGCGGAACTCAAACACAGTGCTGGTAATGACAAGTTTCGACACCGCGCCCTGGTCCTTAAATTCGATTTTCATCTCAGAAGCTCCTCAATCACTTTAAATGTGTCATCCGTACAGGGCATAACAACGAACTCTGGGTTGCCATAAATGGCGTTGATAACTGGATCGAACTGAATTCGCACCCCGGTAAGGTCGCCAGAGGGCCGCAACTGAACGGGAATGAACTTCTTCTCGCGCCCGAACATCTTCTGCGGGTAGCTAAGATATTCAGCCTGAATAACTGGATTGATGCCGAAGTCGATTTTTCCCGGAATAACGCGATCCATATCAGGAAAGCGACCATCGACAAGTTTGATGCCACTAATTGAGATCCGGCGTTCGTAGGCGTCACGATGAATGGCGAACGCTTCTTTGTTTAATACCAGCTCGGTAGTTTCTGCTTTCGCCGGAACCGGTCCTTCAAACTGAACGATGATGTTTTTCTTCGTCCGGATGCCGTGCTCCATGCGCAACGCGACATACCCGTTAGTTGCCTCGATATGTTTCGGAGTGATGTGTACCCCGTTCAGGTAGTAACGGACATCGTTTTTAGCAGCGCACACCAGGGCAGCGCGGATAAGTTTCGACTGGATGATCATGCGTCTGCCCCCGCGAAGACCTCTTTCGGGTCTTTGCGCAGAACGAACCCGCCAAACTCAGGATTCTGCCAGCGCTTGCGCTTACCACTCGGACGGGACGATTCCTCCAGCAGCACCTGAAAGGCATGCAGGAATGATTCACGATGCACACACAGACCACGGACGCCAGGTAACTGTCTGGATGGCAGGTTTGCGAACCGAACAAGGCGACGACAGGAAGGATCGGACAGACCGGTTTCCCACGAAATCTTATGTACCGGAACGAATTCAGTATCGGTATTCACGAATTCATTCGAACCGATGCGCTGTTGCGGTACTGCTGGGGATGCAGGCGCAGCAGTAACCAGGTTCGCACCGCTAACCTCCATTACCGCCTTCATCGTCGCTGATGCTGTCGCTTCGGCAACCACTCGGGCCAACGAAAGAATATCGTTATTCATGCTGATCTCCTGCTGGTGTGATTTAACGACTGACGCTTCTTTGCTGTAAGTCCCGGTTGTCATGATGGCGGGGAGCACATCCTCACAAACCCAGTCCTGCACACGTTCAGCGGAGGGAAGCTGGCTGCGCAGGATAAGCCGGAACAAATCAGCCTGACCTGCAAGCTGGGTTCCACGCGGTTTATCACCAAAACCCAATTCTAACGATTCGTTATAATCAAGTTTAATCAGAGACTTGCAATGGTCTTTCAGCGCTTTGGCTGGGTTTGTGTATCCAAGGGATTTAGCAAGTTCTACAGCGTCAAAGGCTGGCTTCCCTTCATAAAGAATTCCGCTCATCGAAAAGTTCAGCTCATCAGAGCTAAAGGTCATCAGTTGGTTATTCATCGCTTTCTTCCTCCAGTTCCTTTGCTTCACGTTCTGCAATCACGTCGAGTTCAGCATTGAGTGAATCCGCCTCGCCATAGGTGGCTACACGGATCGACTGTAGGGTAGGGCTGCTGAGTCCGTCCCGGCCTTCACAAATGCTGACCGCAGCATTAACGGCTGCGCCAGTCTCACTATTACCCTGGGTAAAGATCGTGTATTCACAGCGATCACCTTTTCTTGTCACCATAAAGGTGACTCGGTACCACATGCTGATAAGCTCATTTTTCACATCATTTCCCTCATTGCATAAGCGGCACGCCTGGCACGCCTTCGGTCTGTAATTGCGCGATAAAGCCGTTGTGCAACCGGTCCATTGCCTCCCGGCCAAAAGCACTCAACGCGAATCCTTTTTCCGGGTGGAATTCCACCATGCCCCTGTACATCTGCAACGCCAGCGCCAGTCCTTCTTCACGCCCGTATTTTTCGATAGCGACAGACTCGATGTGACTGGACATAGCAAAGCGCACCGGCCCGGGGTAAATACTCATGCCGCCGCGCTCGCCGAGAAAGATAACCGCCCGGTCAAAGCCACCATCTTCATTCGGAACATCAACGGTGCCGTTTTTGTCGCGCTCCTCATTGATGAATACAGTTGCAACCAGCCAGCGACAGAGAATGATTTCCTTCCTGACCGGAAACTGGATCCATCCAGCCTGTTTTGCATCCTGAATGCACAACTGCCAGCGAAAACCTTCATGTGTGCGATGATCGAAATAAGAGCTGTCAAACTGACGAACCGCACCTGACCAGCCGATAACACGGTTTCCAGTCCGAATTCCGTTGGGAGTGGCCACAGGGTTAATTTTCTTATCGTTCATCAGTTCATCCCCGCTGGTTTACTGGCCTGAAGCGCTGCAACATCTTTCACATAGCGGTCATGCATGGACTCCCAGCGCTCATGCCATTTCTGCATTGCACGTTTGCGGGCAAGGATTCGACGCAGACGGCGCATGCAACGCTGGTGGGCAGACAGATACTCAGCGGTAGTTTCTCCGTCGCGCCAGATTTCCATATCGTCACGATCAATGCGTACTTGTGGATGCCGCTGTTTGAAACCCGACATACCAAACGCCTGAGTTGTCATGAAGAATGCGAGGTAGCGGATCGCTGTATCGCGGGTGAAACACTTTTTGATGCGGCCATGCCGGGCAGCAACGAATAACGGACCAGCAGGGGTTTCATAGATTCTGATCGCCTGGTCAATTGCAGAATTAGTGCGGTTGTTTTTCATTTTCTGTCCTTTAATTTGCTATATCTTTCGTGACTCATTACTGCCCAGTTCTGGCCGCCATCGCGGGACAACAGCCGCCAGCGCAGATTTACTTTCAGGCTCAGATGGCCGGTTTTGTACATTCGGCGGGGATGGATTCTGCCGGCCCGGTACTGGCGAAGAATGTGAACCGCCTGTCCATGAACCCATTCAGGAATTCGTATCGCTGTCAGTGCCACCAGCTACCTCCTCAATCCTCAGCTCCATGTCGCGTGCCATTTCGATAAACGTTGCCAGTGAGCAAATGTGTTCATCATCCAGCAGCCGGCGGTCGCATATCACCCTCCCGTTTTGAATGTGCAGGACTACCCGCCCTGTAAAATCAGGGAGGACATGCAGATCCACGTTCAATACTGGGCGCGGAATCTGCACACCCTGATAGAGCATCGTTTGCTGATTAGTCATTTTCAGTCTCCGCATTAACTGGTTCATGCTTTTTAACGAACTCAACCAGCTCAGAAATAAGCTCGTCGATTAACTCCTTACCGCTTTCTGTCAGGAATTCACCGCTACCATTTACATCAACAGAGCTGCTGTAAATTCCCTTAATAGCTTTTACGCCTTCGATATTTCCATACTCACTGATAGCGAGCCTTTCGAATTTTCGTAATAAACCATCCAGAAGAATCTCTGTTAACTCGACCGTGTTAATACCGCCTTTATTGAGCTTAATAACTAGGAAGTAGTTGCCTGTCTTGCGCTGGTGGCGTAATAATGCTGCCTTCATGATTCGGCGGCGATATGTGTTTATCACATTATCCATATTCATCTCCCGTAAGCTTTACGCAGGTAGAGTGACGCAATTACTTCCTGACCGTTGGCAGCGTATAGCAGGGCTACTTTATATGCTGCTTTGTCTTTGATGAATGTCATACGAAACGCCTCACCGCCAGAGAAGCAACCACACGCCCATGAATTTGCATGTCACTTTGTTCATCATGAGTGAGAATAAATGCACGGTAGTGATAGTTGTCAGAAATTATATTTAACGCGCCATTGTCCAGAGGCTCTATGCGTTTAATAAATACGCAAGTTCTTCCAAAAATTTCCCTTGTAAATACATAAATACCCTGAGTTAAAACCCGACCGCCGCAATCAATGAAACCAACAATTTCACAAGGTTCAATAGTTGGCTGCATTGAATCTCCGTCCATCCTGCAACTTTTAACACGATTACCAAAATCATTAATGTTGTCAGAGCCGAACAGCATTTGAGGCGTTTCAATTGGATGATTAATTGCGACGGCGTTAGTCATTTACATTTCCTCAGAGTGAGTTTGTCCCCACCTGTTAAGGTATTAGTTATTCAGGTGTTTAATTTTTATTGATTGGAGGTGAAAATTTTTTTTATGTCTGGGTGACTGTCAATGATTGATTTTGCCTCTTCACATGCCTCGTTATATGACTTGAAAAAATCGACAAGTACAAAATATCCATCGATGCGCTCGTATACAGCGAACTCTATTTCATCGACAAGAGTTGTTATAAATTGATAATTAAAACCTTCATCATGAGGTTGTGTTGCATGAAGATAAGACCAATGAGAATTGGCCGCCCTGAGCTTGGCGTGAATGTCAAATCCCTGGCTGGTTGGCTTTGGGTGTGATGTTTTATTCATCTCATAGGCTCCGTTGTCTGCCGATGAGTTAATAGTACTTTAGGTTTTAGTATTTGCAATACTAAAATTAGAAAATATTAATAACCAAAGGTATTAATATTTGATTTGGAATGAAATTTTTATGAAAAAAAGCCGGAAAACCGGCTTTATGGCAAAGGGGGGATCAAGCGAATCTGTATTTTGCCTCGACGACGACCCCAACAATTCTGCAGTTGCCGTTTATAGGCAGTAAGGGGTAACTTGGATTCAGCGGTTTTAAATATTTCCTTCCACTATCAATAACATACTTTTTAAAGGTTGCCTCGTTTGTGTCGTCTAGTTTAGCCACAACTAAGCTGCCGTTCTTGGGCTCTTTTCCTGTATCCACTAAGATTGCCATGCCTTCGGGAATGCTTATTCCACTTTGCGAAGTCATTGAGTCACCTTGGACACGGAGCCAAAAGCCATCCCCTTCGATATGGGCGTCTGAATCAAGCCATTCGTCGATATCTTTTGGCCCAAATGGCTCAACCGCTTCCGTCCAGTTTCCGGCACTGATCCAGCTTATCATCGGATATGAAGTGGATTTCTTTGGCACAGATAGGAATTCAACATTTTTAGCATATGCATGCATGTTATTGAGTTCTCTAGCTAATCTTGGGCTGAACTCTTCAACCTCAACATCCAGTACCTTTGCGAACATTACCGCAGAACTGATGTTCAATGCATTTCTTCCATTTAAATAATGGCCTACGGCACTTTGAGTAATGTTCATCTGATCAGCGATGTGCTGCTGGGTTAAGCCGAAAATTTTTTTCTTGGACTCATACAAAGCTTTAAGGCGCTTTGCGTCTTCAAGCTGTTCTGTCGTCAGGAGCTTTGTCGTTTTCATAATTTATTTTAATACCTTTAGTTTGAAAATGTCTCCTACTGATAGTACTATCTATTATAGTACTTGTGATACTAAAAAAGTGGGCACAGACATGATGACTATATCGCTCAAAGACTACGTTTCAGAAATAGGCCAGGTAAGAGCAGGCCAGCGACTGGGTGTCACCCAGATTGCAATAAGCAAAGCATTGAGATCTGGACGAAGTATTTTTGTTCAGATCGAAGAGGGGCATATCGCCGCCTTTGAAACTAAGCCGTTTCCAGCAAAACAGAAATCTTCGCGGCGTCTGATGGGGTTAGACCATACAGCAGATTAACCCGTTCAGCATATGGATCTCGCCTACCGTAATCCACGTGGTGTGCGGGTGAATGTCACCGGCTGTAACCGGCAAAAGCAGTAGATTTATTTCACCAGACAGAGGGATCTGTATAAATGCATGCAGCCTGTCCGGAAGTTTCAACAGTATTTCAAGAGGGTTTCAGAGTGAGCCAGTCAGTATATGAATTCGTTAACAGTCATCAATTTGCAAAGCCAATTCACAGGCTCATCATGCTTCGCGTTCTGGCTGCTGGCTCTTTAGATGGTCTGGGTGAACGTAAAATTGATCATGATGTTCTGGCTAACTTTTGCTGCTGTTCACGTCAGGCAATGTTCAAAGAGCTAAAGGTGCTTGAGCGGGCTGGTTATTTGCAAATGAGAAAGATGGACGAGGTGACGCTAGAGGCTACCGTCAGGATCGAGCCTGTGCGCGGCTATACCATAATCGTGAACGAGGCCCGATATGAGCAGTAATATTCTCGGAAACGTCTGGGAGGCTTGCGCTGCTCACGACATCAAGGGTGCCAAGCTGGTGATTATGGCCAGACTGGCTGACTACTCGAACGATGACGGGGTCTGCTATCCGAGCGTTGAGACCATCTGCCGCCAGTTGGGCCTGGGAGAAAGCACAGTCAGAACGGCTATTGCAGAACTGGAGTCTGCTGGCTGGTTACGCCGGGAATCTCGTCGCAAAGGTAATCGCAACACGTCCAATCTTTATCACCTGAATGCAGATCGCCTTGAGGCTCTGGCACGAATTGAGAAGGACAAAGTAACAATGCTGAGACAGCAACGCAGGGCTAAAGATTTTCACCCGTCAGATTCTGAACCTCCAAAATATGAACCGTCAGATTCTGCACGTTCAAACGGCTTTCACCCGTCAGATTCTGCACGTTCAAACGGCTTTCACCCGTCAGATTCTGACAAAAACAGCGTTTTCACCCGTCAGAATCTGACCCCAGATCCACAAGTAAATTCAAAACATGATCCACAAGTAAATTCAAAACATGATCCACAAGGTATTGGCACACCGGCTAAAGCCGATGAGCCGTTACCCAATGCAAAGCAGGATTATTCACCTGATTTTGAAACAGCCTGGCAGGTATACCCTAAACGCGCTGGTGGTAATCCCAAAGCATCAGCTTACAAAGCATGGAAAGCACGGCTGAAAGAGGGGGTTAGGCCAGATGACATGCTGGAAGGCGTAAAGCGTTATGCAGCATACGTCCGCGCAACAGGCAATACTGGCACTCAATACGTCAAGCAGGCAGTAACGTTCTTTGGTCCCGATCGCCATTTCGAAGAGTCCTGGCAGACGCCGTCCGCTCCGGGAGGTGGGCGTCCTGGAATGCTGCCGGTATCCGGGTTTAGTGAACAGGACTATGGCAAAACAGACTGCAACTGGTAACTCAGGAGATTTTGAATGTTGAACATCAAACAGCGTGAAGAAAGAGATAATTTGCTGGCTAAGCGTGACGCATTAACCGAAGAACTTGAGTTTGCAGTGGAGCATAAAAAACCATGGCGGTGGAGCAGCTGGGATGCTGGCGAGATCACCACGGTCTCATGTGACATTCACGGAGATTACAAACGCATGGCGCTGATCGGCAAAGCCCTTCGCGGCGCTGAAAATATCGTTTACTCGTCCTGTCCGAAGTGCGTCAGGGATCAGATTGCCCTGACCGAAGCCGCGCTGCGGGAGCTGCGTGTGAGTGACCTGCTGGACAATGCCGGTATTGCGCGCCGCTTCGAAGCCTGTGAATTTGATAACTACCAGGCCGTGAATCAGGATGCTGCTCAAAACCTGTCTGTATGCCAACGTTACGCCGCCAG
Coding sequences within it:
- a CDS encoding transcriptional regulator; this translates as MSQSVYEFVNSHQFAKPIHRLIMLRVLAAGSLDGLGERKIDHDVLANFCCCSRQAMFKELKVLERAGYLQMRKMDEVTLEATVRIEPVRGYTIIVNEARYEQ
- a CDS encoding helix-turn-helix domain-containing protein, which codes for MSSNILGNVWEACAAHDIKGAKLVIMARLADYSNDDGVCYPSVETICRQLGLGESTVRTAIAELESAGWLRRESRRKGNRNTSNLYHLNADRLEALARIEKDKVTMLRQQRRAKDFHPSDSEPPKYEPSDSARSNGFHPSDSARSNGFHPSDSDKNSVFTRQNLTPDPQVNSKHDPQVNSKHDPQGIGTPAKADEPLPNAKQDYSPDFETAWQVYPKRAGGNPKASAYKAWKARLKEGVRPDDMLEGVKRYAAYVRATGNTGTQYVKQAVTFFGPDRHFEESWQTPSAPGGGRPGMLPVSGFSEQDYGKTDCNW
- a CDS encoding Cro/CI family transcriptional regulator; this encodes MMTISLKDYVSEIGQVRAGQRLGVTQIAISKALRSGRSIFVQIEEGHIAAFETKPFPAKQKSSRRLMGLDHTAD